Proteins from a genomic interval of Polaribacter sejongensis:
- a CDS encoding DUF6503 family protein, with the protein MKKVLLILLLVIAASCKNEAKKDVKKETISEAKIEKFPTELGKVFDAHGGIDAWRKGQVLSFNKGEEVHITDLHSRKIVVNTPEYSLGFDGRDIWSLEEVEGSLKRDPAFYYNLYFYFYAMPFVLADDGIIYEKVADLVFEGTNYPGYKISYKANVGTSPDDNYIVYYNPKRYKMEWLAYTVTFRSKAPVDTYKMIKYNSWENVNGFILPKQITWYSKDKDGKLEPTNKIVDFTMPLISQGKLADSFYEKPVK; encoded by the coding sequence ATGAAAAAAGTACTTTTAATATTACTGTTAGTAATTGCGGCTTCTTGTAAAAACGAAGCTAAAAAAGATGTCAAAAAAGAAACCATTTCTGAAGCTAAAATAGAAAAATTCCCAACAGAATTAGGCAAAGTTTTTGATGCTCATGGAGGAATCGATGCTTGGAGAAAAGGACAAGTATTGTCTTTTAATAAAGGAGAAGAAGTACATATTACAGATTTACATTCTCGTAAGATTGTTGTGAATACACCAGAATACTCTTTAGGTTTTGATGGTAGAGATATTTGGTCTTTAGAAGAAGTAGAAGGCAGTTTAAAAAGAGATCCTGCTTTTTATTACAACTTGTATTTTTACTTTTATGCAATGCCTTTTGTATTGGCAGATGACGGAATTATCTATGAAAAAGTAGCTGATTTGGTGTTTGAAGGAACCAATTATCCAGGGTATAAAATTTCTTACAAAGCAAATGTAGGTACTTCGCCAGACGATAATTATATAGTGTATTACAATCCTAAAAGATATAAAATGGAATGGCTTGCTTACACGGTAACCTTTAGATCTAAAGCTCCAGTTGATACTTATAAGATGATTAAATATAATTCTTGGGAAAATGTAAATGGTTTTATTTTACCAAAACAAATTACATGGTACTCGAAAGATAAGGATGGTAAACTTGAGCCAACTAACAAAATAGTAGATTTTACAATGCCTTTAATTAGCCAAGGAAAGTTAGCAGATTCATTTTACGAAAAACCAGTGAAATAA
- a CDS encoding nuclear transport factor 2 family protein, translating into MDSFLEPFRKSILIKVLLFLAMLFYNFVLNAQVDTNSALFKTLKSKDSIIFKRAFNNCEVEKISPIIADNFEFYHDVGGIQNKAEFIDTIKKNLCTNPGNNTRQLVANSLEVYQLNNNGVIYGAIQKGKHTFQQKQKGVLKLLELQILHTFGFLKIRFGN; encoded by the coding sequence ATGGACTCTTTTTTAGAACCTTTTAGAAAATCAATTTTAATAAAAGTACTTTTATTTTTGGCGATGTTGTTTTACAACTTTGTTTTAAATGCTCAGGTTGATACAAATTCAGCCTTGTTTAAAACATTAAAATCTAAAGACAGTATTATATTTAAAAGAGCGTTTAACAATTGTGAAGTTGAAAAAATAAGCCCAATTATCGCTGATAATTTTGAGTTTTATCATGATGTTGGAGGAATTCAAAACAAGGCAGAATTTATTGATACTATAAAAAAGAACCTATGTACCAACCCAGGAAACAACACCAGACAATTGGTTGCTAATTCTTTAGAAGTATATCAATTAAACAATAATGGCGTTATTTATGGCGCTATTCAAAAAGGAAAACACACGTTTCAACAAAAACAAAAAGGTGTATTAAAACTGTTGGAATTGCAGATTTTACACACCTTTGGATTTTTGAAAATAAGATTTGGAAATTAA
- a CDS encoding head GIN domain-containing protein: MKNSVSKIIAILFITTLFTSCNVDMMNRINGDKNIITKTRKIADQFTGIKVSTGLDVYITQGSKNKVTVEADENLHDIIITEVEDGILKIYADKGIWRAAAKKVHVTIKDLTLLTATSGSDVYGKDVINTDEISISATSGADINIKINATSVETNSTSGSDIHISGNTTNHASNATSGSSIEAYELESENTIAKVTSGADINIYASKKLEARATSGGDIDFKGNPKSIDKKTTSGGSISKK; the protein is encoded by the coding sequence ATGAAAAATTCAGTATCAAAAATTATTGCAATTCTATTTATAACAACTCTTTTTACATCTTGTAATGTAGACATGATGAATAGAATTAACGGAGATAAAAATATAATTACAAAAACTAGAAAAATTGCAGATCAATTTACGGGAATAAAAGTAAGTACAGGTTTAGATGTCTACATAACCCAAGGTTCTAAAAATAAAGTGACCGTAGAAGCTGATGAAAATTTACACGATATTATTATTACGGAAGTTGAAGATGGCATATTAAAAATATATGCTGATAAAGGAATCTGGAGAGCAGCAGCCAAAAAAGTACATGTTACCATTAAAGATTTAACGCTTTTAACAGCCACTAGCGGAAGTGATGTGTACGGAAAAGATGTTATAAATACCGATGAAATTTCTATTTCGGCTACAAGTGGTGCAGACATTAATATTAAAATAAACGCAACAAGTGTAGAAACCAATTCTACAAGTGGTTCTGACATTCATATTTCTGGAAATACAACCAATCATGCTTCTAACGCTACAAGCGGAAGTTCTATAGAAGCTTATGAATTAGAAAGTGAAAACACCATAGCAAAAGTAACTAGTGGAGCTGATATTAATATTTATGCATCAAAAAAATTAGAAGCAAGAGCAACAAGTGGTGGTGATATTGATTTTAAAGGAAACCCAAAATCAATCGATAAAAAAACTACTTCTGGCGGAAGTATTTCTAAGAAATAA
- a CDS encoding PspC domain-containing protein — MNKTININLGGFFFHIDEVAYQKLKRYLESISRSLSDDPQGKNEIIADIEARISELLSEKITDARQVINEGDIEDIIKIMGQPEDYASAEEEYSDANYSYTRNNTTGKKLFRDGDDKFLGGVASGIAHYFNVDTIWIRLGLLALFFGAGFGVILYIILWILLPEAKTTAEKLQMEGEPVNIDNIEKKIREEFNNVSENVTEFANKASEKFKDGANEFSEKMNQTFSGKPQKNNGLQDFINTIGKIILVFFKVVGKLIGILLVFIAGAVILSLIIGGFSVGSLEILNVNGEFLQYPPFFYDAILPKWVLTIAAFLLIGIPFLILFVLGLRILSSSVKKISKPTSLILLGVWVIALLMMIFTGIEYGTTHVNDGKFVKKTALNIMENDTINLKMINDDEIYYRHNLRRSYRKQQIEIDGINKLYSNNISVDVKKSNSNEAYIILQKESSGKTRYNANWNAERIEYKYEVINNTIVLDAYYLSNFKNIWKDEEVNITLYIPERNTVYFDHSIKNFLDDVKNETDIYDKDMVNHHFKMTDKTLQCTDCEVELEDTEIIEEEVN, encoded by the coding sequence ATGAATAAAACTATCAACATAAATTTAGGCGGATTTTTCTTCCACATAGATGAAGTTGCCTATCAGAAATTAAAACGATATCTAGAATCTATTTCTAGATCGTTGAGCGATGATCCGCAAGGAAAAAATGAAATCATTGCAGATATCGAAGCACGTATTAGCGAATTGTTATCAGAAAAAATAACAGATGCAAGACAGGTGATTAATGAAGGTGATATAGAAGATATCATTAAAATTATGGGACAACCAGAAGATTACGCTAGTGCTGAAGAAGAATATAGTGATGCAAACTATTCATATACTAGAAATAACACTACCGGAAAAAAATTATTTAGAGATGGTGACGATAAATTTTTAGGTGGAGTTGCTTCTGGTATTGCCCATTATTTTAATGTAGATACCATCTGGATTCGTCTTGGTTTATTAGCCCTTTTCTTTGGTGCTGGTTTTGGAGTTATCTTATACATTATCCTTTGGATTTTATTGCCAGAAGCTAAAACTACGGCAGAGAAACTACAAATGGAAGGAGAACCGGTTAACATCGATAATATCGAAAAAAAGATTCGTGAAGAGTTTAATAATGTTTCAGAAAATGTAACAGAATTTGCGAACAAAGCATCAGAAAAATTTAAAGATGGAGCAAATGAGTTTTCAGAAAAAATGAATCAGACTTTTTCGGGAAAGCCTCAAAAAAATAATGGATTACAAGATTTCATCAACACCATAGGCAAGATTATTCTTGTATTCTTTAAAGTGGTTGGTAAACTTATTGGAATTCTACTAGTATTTATTGCTGGTGCAGTTATTTTATCACTAATCATTGGTGGGTTTTCAGTAGGAAGTTTAGAGATTTTAAATGTGAATGGAGAATTTTTACAATATCCTCCATTTTTCTATGACGCAATTTTACCTAAGTGGGTATTAACAATTGCAGCATTTTTACTAATTGGTATTCCGTTTTTAATTTTATTTGTTTTAGGCCTACGCATATTATCGAGTAGTGTAAAAAAAATTAGCAAACCCACCTCATTAATACTTTTGGGCGTTTGGGTAATTGCTTTATTAATGATGATTTTTACAGGAATAGAATACGGAACTACTCATGTTAATGACGGTAAGTTTGTAAAGAAAACGGCTTTAAATATTATGGAAAATGATACCATCAATTTAAAAATGATCAATGATGATGAAATCTATTACAGACATAATTTAAGAAGAAGTTATCGCAAGCAGCAAATTGAAATAGATGGAATAAACAAATTATATTCTAATAACATTAGCGTTGATGTTAAAAAAAGTAATTCTAATGAAGCATACATCATTCTTCAAAAAGAATCTTCTGGAAAAACTAGATACAATGCAAACTGGAATGCTGAAAGAATTGAATATAAATATGAAGTTATCAATAATACGATTGTTTTAGATGCTTATTATTTATCAAACTTTAAAAATATATGGAAAGATGAAGAAGTTAATATCACTTTGTATATTCCAGAAAGAAACACCGTTTATTTTGATCATTCAATAAAAAACTTTTTAGACGATGTAAAAAATGAAACTGATATCTATGACAAAGACATGGTTAATCATCATTTTAAAATGACCGATAAAACCTTACAATGTACCGATTGTGAAGTAGAATTAGAAGATACTGAAATTATTGAAGAGGAAGTTAATTAA
- a CDS encoding PadR family transcriptional regulator has translation MKIENTKAQMRKGVLEYCILSILKNGDAYTSEILSTLKSAEMIVVEGTIYPLLTRLKNAGLLTYRWEESTSGPPRKYYVLTENGGMFIKELDKTWSNLVNAVNQVISKKPTTNE, from the coding sequence ATGAAAATAGAAAACACAAAAGCACAAATGCGAAAAGGTGTTTTAGAGTATTGCATTTTATCCATTTTAAAAAATGGAGATGCCTATACTTCTGAAATTCTTTCGACATTAAAAAGTGCAGAAATGATTGTGGTTGAAGGCACCATATATCCGTTATTAACACGCTTAAAAAACGCAGGTTTATTAACGTATAGATGGGAAGAATCAACCTCTGGACCACCAAGAAAATATTATGTTTTAACAGAAAACGGCGGCATGTTTATAAAAGAATTAGATAAAACATGGAGTAATTTAGTAAACGCAGTAAACCAAGTAATCAGCAAAAAACCAACTACCAATGAATAA
- a CDS encoding DUF4870 domain-containing protein has protein sequence MKQNNENTNAFLIHISAFAGFIFPFGNIITPLIAWQTLKDRSTFLDEHGKEAINFNISYSLYIFILTLSFIPVFIGSIFRNFDNFDNFNHININFEASNLFGVFGITSLAGIVGIIKIALIIIAALKAKEGENYKYPFTIKFIK, from the coding sequence ATGAAACAAAATAACGAAAACACCAATGCCTTTTTAATACATATTTCTGCTTTCGCAGGATTTATATTTCCGTTTGGTAATATAATTACACCATTAATTGCATGGCAAACGCTAAAAGACAGAAGTACCTTTTTAGATGAACATGGCAAAGAGGCAATCAATTTTAATATCAGTTATTCTCTGTATATATTTATTTTGACTTTATCTTTTATTCCGGTTTTTATTGGATCCATTTTTAGAAACTTCGATAATTTTGACAACTTTAATCATATTAATATCAATTTTGAGGCTTCTAATTTATTTGGAGTTTTTGGTATTACATCTCTTGCAGGAATTGTAGGCATTATTAAAATTGCATTGATAATTATAGCTGCATTAAAAGCTAAAGAAGGAGAAAATTATAAATATCCTTTCACTATAAAATTTATTAAATAA
- a CDS encoding DUF4442 domain-containing protein, protein MKFTPRKVNLFNLVKLPLAYLGGVRVRTITDTEVVVSIKYRWMNQNPFRSMFWAAQGMAAEMPTGVLVMKAIDDSKVKVSMLVTKQEAEFFKKATGRILFSCKGGNEIREAIQESIKTGEGQVIVLISEGKNKDGVVVSRFQFHWSLRVKK, encoded by the coding sequence ATGAAATTTACTCCAAGAAAAGTCAACCTTTTTAACCTGGTAAAATTGCCTTTAGCATATTTAGGAGGCGTAAGAGTGCGCACTATTACAGATACAGAAGTGGTGGTTTCTATAAAATACAGATGGATGAATCAAAATCCGTTTAGAAGTATGTTTTGGGCAGCACAAGGTATGGCGGCAGAAATGCCAACAGGTGTTTTGGTAATGAAGGCAATAGACGATTCTAAAGTTAAAGTATCGATGTTAGTAACTAAGCAAGAAGCTGAGTTTTTTAAAAAAGCAACAGGAAGAATTCTTTTTTCATGTAAAGGAGGGAATGAAATTCGAGAAGCAATTCAAGAATCTATTAAAACAGGAGAAGGTCAGGTTATTGTTTTAATATCCGAAGGAAAAAATAAAGATGGAGTAGTAGTTTCTAGATTTCAATTCCATTGGAGTTTAAGGGTAAAGAAATAG
- a CDS encoding TIGR00266 family protein, giving the protein MFQDKIPQNPNNRNAHEIDYKIFGEEMQFVEIELDPQEGVVAEAGTFMMMDDNIKMNTILGDGSNQETGLLGKIFSAGKRILTGESLFMTVFTNDGFGKKQISFASPYPGKIVPIDLTEFGGKFICQKDAFLCAAKGVSIGIEFSKKLGRGLFGGEGFIMQKLEGDGLSFIHAGGTMAKKVLQPGEVLKVDTGCIVGFTQDVDYDIEFVGGIKNTVFGGEGLFFASLKGPGTVYVQSLPFSRLAGRVLAMAPRTGSGKRGEGSVLGGIGDLLDGDNRF; this is encoded by the coding sequence ATGTTTCAAGATAAAATTCCACAAAACCCAAACAATAGAAATGCTCACGAAATAGATTACAAAATCTTTGGAGAAGAAATGCAGTTTGTAGAAATAGAGTTAGATCCGCAAGAAGGAGTCGTTGCTGAAGCAGGTACTTTTATGATGATGGACGACAATATTAAAATGAATACTATTTTAGGTGATGGTTCTAATCAAGAAACAGGTTTATTAGGAAAGATCTTTTCAGCAGGAAAAAGAATTTTAACAGGTGAAAGTCTGTTTATGACTGTTTTTACCAATGATGGATTTGGTAAAAAACAAATTTCATTTGCATCTCCGTATCCAGGTAAAATTGTTCCGATTGATTTAACAGAGTTTGGCGGAAAATTTATCTGTCAGAAAGATGCATTTCTTTGTGCTGCAAAAGGCGTTTCTATCGGAATAGAATTTTCAAAAAAATTAGGGAGAGGTTTGTTTGGCGGCGAAGGTTTTATCATGCAAAAATTAGAAGGAGATGGTTTAAGTTTTATTCATGCAGGAGGAACTATGGCAAAAAAAGTACTACAACCAGGTGAAGTTTTAAAAGTAGATACAGGTTGTATTGTTGGTTTTACCCAGGATGTAGATTATGACATTGAGTTTGTTGGTGGTATTAAAAATACCGTTTTTGGTGGTGAAGGATTGTTTTTTGCTTCTTTAAAAGGGCCAGGAACTGTGTATGTTCAATCTTTGCCATTTAGTCGATTAGCAGGACGAGTTTTGGCAATGGCACCAAGAACAGGAAGTGGAAAACGAGGAGAAGGAAGTGTTTTAGGTGGAATAGGAGATTTATTAGACGGCGATAACCGATTTTAA
- the prmC gene encoding peptide chain release factor N(5)-glutamine methyltransferase — protein MTLQNFRIFFNSELSTIYPKTEIDSFFFLLIEAKLNLQRIDTVLKPDFLIDESILSELKSIVKRLQKEEPIQYILGETEFFSLPFLVDEHTLIPRPETEELVEWVINEVQELRNKNQDKKLTILDIGTGTGCIPISLAKNLNNVSISAIDVSSEALKKAKQNALLNKVDITFFEIDILKAKELPKNYDFIISNPPYVRELEKVEINNNILQNEPHLALFVDDENPLIFYKKIADLAKNHLTENGLLFFEINQYLGKETVEMLQEKGFKNIELKKDFSGNDRMIKATY, from the coding sequence ATGACACTTCAAAATTTTCGTATTTTTTTTAATAGTGAATTATCAACGATATATCCAAAAACAGAAATTGATTCTTTCTTTTTTCTATTGATAGAAGCAAAACTGAACCTACAAAGAATTGATACCGTTTTAAAACCAGACTTTTTAATTGATGAAAGTATTTTATCAGAATTAAAAAGTATTGTAAAAAGACTTCAAAAAGAAGAACCTATTCAGTATATTTTGGGTGAAACAGAGTTTTTTAGCCTTCCTTTTTTGGTTGATGAGCATACGTTAATCCCAAGACCAGAAACAGAAGAATTGGTAGAATGGGTAATCAATGAGGTTCAAGAATTGAGAAATAAGAATCAAGATAAAAAACTAACTATTTTAGATATTGGAACAGGTACAGGATGTATTCCTATTTCTTTGGCCAAGAATTTAAATAACGTTTCTATTTCTGCTATTGATGTTTCTTCAGAAGCTTTAAAAAAAGCAAAACAAAATGCTTTATTAAATAAAGTTGACATTACTTTCTTTGAAATAGATATTTTAAAAGCTAAAGAATTACCTAAAAATTATGACTTCATAATTTCTAACCCTCCTTATGTTAGAGAATTAGAAAAAGTAGAAATTAATAATAATATATTACAAAACGAACCACACCTTGCTTTGTTTGTTGATGACGAAAACCCTTTAATTTTCTATAAAAAAATTGCAGATTTAGCTAAAAATCATCTTACTGAAAACGGATTGTTGTTTTTTGAAATCAACCAATATCTTGGAAAAGAGACTGTAGAAATGCTTCAAGAAAAAGGCTTTAAAAACATAGAGTTAAAGAAAGATTTTTCTGGAAATGACAGAATGATAAAAGCTACATATTAA
- the cls gene encoding cardiolipin synthase, with product MIYTILLSIHLVLFSWAFYNILYFGVKPSKSLSWILITLLFPFMGVFAFILFGINRRKIKYFELKEAKKRKDYIEKNRKNEKNKNVTVLRSHKASKISNLIFNNTNLPLQLNNDVVVLKSGKETFEALFKAIKNAKSFIHLQYYIIENGEILNNLINLLEQKRKENVEVRILYDSIGTFPLNKKTIQHLKEIGVKIYPETPFKFGSFLFSLNYRNHRKIAIIDNEIGFTGGVNISDEYITEDTNLGIWQDAHVQISGCAVADLHDTFLKDYYYATDIDLSQKEKYNKVCNADGNTTMQIVSSGPDYKQPVVMQQYLSLINLAERSICVLNPYFIPTYSILEAFKIAALSGVKVTLLLPKVTDSKMATYSMYSYFEGLLKAGVDIYLRDDFSHSKVIFIDDEIASIGSTNFDCRSFEHNYELNALIFDKEITSEISKEFNERKNLATKVTLEDFLNRSNKQKTLERLARFLSPLL from the coding sequence TTGATATATACTATTCTCTTATCGATACACCTTGTACTATTTAGTTGGGCTTTTTACAACATTTTATATTTTGGTGTAAAACCTTCTAAGTCTTTAAGCTGGATTTTAATTACACTCTTATTTCCATTCATGGGTGTTTTTGCTTTTATTTTATTCGGCATTAATAGAAGAAAAATAAAATACTTTGAACTTAAAGAGGCTAAAAAAAGGAAAGATTACATTGAAAAGAATCGCAAAAATGAAAAAAATAAAAATGTAACTGTACTTAGAAGCCACAAAGCTTCTAAAATATCTAATCTAATTTTTAATAACACAAATTTACCACTACAATTAAATAATGATGTTGTAGTCTTAAAAAGCGGAAAAGAAACTTTTGAAGCACTTTTTAAAGCTATTAAGAATGCTAAATCATTTATCCATTTACAATATTACATTATTGAAAATGGCGAAATCCTCAACAATCTCATTAACTTATTAGAACAAAAACGAAAAGAAAATGTAGAAGTCCGTATTTTATACGATTCTATAGGAACCTTTCCGTTAAACAAAAAAACGATACAACACCTTAAAGAAATAGGTGTAAAAATATATCCAGAAACTCCTTTTAAGTTTGGAAGTTTTCTTTTTTCTTTAAATTATAGAAATCATAGAAAAATTGCAATTATAGATAATGAAATTGGTTTTACAGGTGGCGTAAATATTTCTGATGAATATATTACAGAAGATACCAATTTAGGGATTTGGCAAGATGCACATGTACAAATATCTGGTTGCGCAGTTGCTGATTTACACGATACTTTTTTAAAAGATTATTACTACGCAACAGATATAGATTTAAGTCAGAAAGAAAAATACAACAAGGTTTGTAACGCTGATGGAAATACGACAATGCAAATTGTTTCTAGCGGTCCAGATTACAAACAACCTGTTGTAATGCAACAATATTTAAGCCTTATTAATTTAGCCGAAAGGAGTATTTGTGTATTAAACCCATATTTTATACCTACTTATTCGATATTAGAAGCGTTTAAAATTGCAGCTTTAAGCGGTGTAAAAGTAACTTTATTATTACCTAAAGTTACAGATTCTAAAATGGCTACCTATAGTATGTATTCCTATTTTGAAGGTTTATTAAAAGCCGGAGTAGATATTTATTTAAGGGACGATTTCTCGCACAGTAAAGTTATATTTATTGATGATGAGATTGCCTCTATTGGTTCTACCAATTTTGATTGCAGAAGCTTTGAACATAATTACGAATTAAATGCTTTGATTTTTGATAAAGAAATAACTTCAGAAATATCAAAAGAGTTCAATGAAAGAAAGAATTTAGCTACCAAAGTAACTCTAGAAGATTTCTTAAACAGATCTAACAAACAAAAAACACTTGAACGTCTTGCTAGATTTTTAAGCCCTTTATTATAA
- a CDS encoding GNAT family N-acetyltransferase: protein MKSTDFIIREIQSKDNAQMATVIREVLLEMGAPKIGTAYEDKATDKMFENFEKPTSFYYVVEHNNKVVGGAGIAQLDNFEGNTCELQKMYFLPITRGKGLGSKLINTCLEKAKTVGFENCYLETMPYMNAAQALYKRNGFVNLDKPMGNTGHYSCPVWMLKKL from the coding sequence ATGAAAAGTACAGATTTTATCATTAGAGAAATTCAATCTAAAGACAATGCACAAATGGCAACTGTAATCAGAGAAGTTCTTTTAGAAATGGGGGCACCAAAAATTGGTACTGCCTATGAAGACAAAGCTACTGATAAAATGTTTGAAAATTTTGAAAAACCAACCTCTTTTTATTATGTTGTAGAGCATAATAACAAGGTAGTTGGAGGCGCAGGAATTGCACAATTAGATAATTTTGAAGGGAATACGTGCGAGCTTCAAAAAATGTATTTTTTACCAATAACACGAGGAAAGGGTTTGGGTTCTAAATTAATAAATACTTGCTTAGAAAAAGCAAAAACAGTTGGTTTTGAAAACTGTTATTTAGAAACCATGCCCTATATGAATGCTGCACAAGCATTGTACAAAAGGAATGGTTTTGTAAATCTTGACAAACCTATGGGAAATACCGGACATTATTCTTGCCCTGTTTGGATGCTTAAAAAATTATAA